A genomic segment from Streptomyces sp. NBC_01233 encodes:
- a CDS encoding LysR family transcriptional regulator: protein MDLALLRTFVAVHRAGSFTRAAALLGLSQPAVTSQIRTLERQLGRPLFHRRARGVTPTSVGDELAHQAAPHLDALLRITEAGREAAGALRTLHVAGPPEFLCLRVLPALAPLVGQGHTLRAALETGAEATLDGLAAGHHDLVVTTAHPRGGLFTATALCDEEHVLVAAPYWAALVDTEQLREKGPAALDGIPVVEVHETLPLVTRYWAAVFDTPPEARSLAATVVAPDLRAVLECVRAGAGLAVLPRHLCQEALDSGRMVALAEPSVPPLRTWFLVVRTGSLALAHLARAHDRLVEAAVHW, encoded by the coding sequence ATGGACCTGGCCCTGCTGCGCACCTTCGTCGCCGTCCACCGGGCCGGCTCGTTCACCCGGGCCGCCGCCCTCCTGGGCCTGTCCCAGCCCGCCGTGACCTCGCAGATCCGCACCCTGGAACGCCAGTTGGGGCGGCCCCTCTTCCACCGCCGGGCCCGCGGTGTCACCCCCACCTCCGTCGGCGACGAACTCGCCCACCAGGCCGCCCCGCACCTCGACGCGCTGCTGCGGATCACCGAGGCCGGGCGGGAGGCCGCCGGTGCGTTGCGCACCCTCCACGTCGCGGGGCCGCCCGAGTTCCTGTGCCTGCGCGTGCTGCCCGCCCTGGCACCCCTCGTCGGCCAGGGCCACACCCTGCGCGCAGCCCTGGAGACCGGCGCCGAAGCGACCCTCGACGGACTCGCCGCCGGTCACCACGACCTCGTCGTCACCACCGCCCACCCGCGCGGCGGGCTCTTCACCGCCACCGCCCTGTGCGACGAGGAGCACGTCCTGGTCGCCGCGCCCTATTGGGCCGCGCTCGTCGACACGGAGCAGCTGCGCGAAAAGGGTCCGGCCGCTCTCGACGGCATCCCGGTCGTGGAGGTCCACGAGACCCTGCCGCTCGTCACCCGCTACTGGGCCGCCGTCTTCGACACCCCGCCCGAGGCCCGGTCGCTGGCCGCCACCGTGGTGGCTCCCGACCTGCGGGCCGTACTGGAATGCGTCAGGGCCGGCGCCGGGCTCGCCGTCCTGCCCCGCCACCTGTGCCAGGAGGCCCTCGACAGCGGCCGGATGGTGGCCCTGGCGGAGCCCTCCGTACCGCCACTGCGCACCTGGTTCCTGGTCGTGCGGACCGGGAGCCTCGCCCTCGCCCACCTCGCGCGGGCGCACGACCGGCTGGTGGAAGCCGCCGTGCACTGGTGA
- a CDS encoding NUDIX hydrolase, with the protein MTERPVVKRTARAILLDGDDLILIKRTKPGVDPYWLTPGGGVESSDATVVDALHREVHEELGAKIADVVPCFVDTVEHIADRGVTGVKVQHFFVCRLESMDPSLRHGPEIDEPEGEYEIVRVPFSRVGIAAVHLVPLSLRHYLDGNIEGVRAMHAPDLG; encoded by the coding sequence ATGACCGAACGCCCCGTGGTCAAACGCACCGCCCGCGCGATCCTGCTCGACGGTGACGACCTGATCCTCATCAAACGCACCAAGCCCGGCGTCGATCCGTACTGGCTCACCCCCGGCGGGGGAGTGGAGTCCTCGGACGCCACCGTCGTCGACGCCCTCCACCGAGAGGTCCACGAAGAACTCGGCGCGAAGATCGCCGACGTGGTTCCCTGCTTCGTCGACACCGTCGAGCACATCGCCGACAGGGGGGTGACCGGCGTGAAGGTGCAGCACTTCTTCGTCTGCCGCCTCGAATCGATGGACCCGAGCCTGCGGCACGGCCCCGAAATCGACGAACCCGAGGGCGAGTACGAGATCGTCCGCGTGCCCTTCAGCCGCGTGGGGATCGCCGCCGTCCATCTCGTCCCGCTGTCCCTGCGGCACTACCTCGACGGCAACATCGAGGGCGTACGCGCCATGCACGCTCCCGACCTGGGCTGA